TGCTGTGTTTAATTTCGTCAAATACCAAGaattaacaaatttaaCCATGATCGTGCTTAggaataaatgaattgacaaattgatattagttgattgattattgtTGGCTGTGTTGGTAGTGGAGCTCGAGCTATTGGCAGTGGAATCATGATAAATTTTGGGTAAATGAATTAGTAAAtgtttaattgattttctgTTATTTTTAATCAAGTATTTATTAGGGAcgtaaattgaatataagaattcaaattcattgaaattattagcATCAAATATATCATATAAGTCACCCACTACACCGAAGATATTGTTTCCGTTATTGGAAGGTATGTTgtcttcattatcattattattagtattgaCGGCAGACTTTAACTTGAAATCATTCTGTAGactttttttaatatgTTTTTTCGTTACTAATGAATTTGTAgaagttgatgatgttgaaggCGACACGTTTCCTGAATTTGGTACGTTATAAGTAGTATGACcattttgaaaactaaTTATAGTTGTGGCTGTAGTAGATGTCAGAGCCAACGGGGAGGCCGTAACTGAAACTGTTCCTAAACCTGATCTTGTTCCTGTTCCAAACCCAGATCCTGGTTTTATTGGTTTGGGCTTTAGAATCAAACCTTTATAAGGTCGTTTATTCCGTCTAGATGACATGAGTGGGAGGGAATATGGTTGTAAAATAAACTGCTTCGTCTAAAAATCACAAATCACCTCGTTCATTTCTTTTGCTCCTCCAAATAACActaacaaaaataatacgaaaaacaaaaaattagaatATTACTGTTCATTTTACACAGTATTGTTTACCATGAAGATACTAACACGTCAATATCATACAATACGACCAAACTATCGAAAGCTACAACATATTCATTTCCCGGGGATTTCCTCATTTCAACATGGTTTGAACATCCAACAATTATTAGTCGATGCCAACCTTGATTATAAATCATTAGAATTCAAATATCGTAGAATTCAACGACAACGTCAACAAATTTCCACCAATACCAATGATTCATCACTTTTGGCTTTGAAAAATaagattgaaaatttacaaCCATTACCAACAATTCTtacatttgaatttgataatgtttATGCCGGAGGATTACGACTGAAATCTGAAGTTTCGCCAAATGATCTTGAAGGGTTCAAACGTATAGGAGGACAATATTTCCAATTAGAAAGAGGAGGACAAGTTACATGGCATGGGAAGGGACAATTAGTTGCATACTtaattttggatttgaagagttttgtaaaattatcaaccaaATGTTACATTAATAATGTCTTGTTGAAAAGTATTCAAAATCTcttgaaaaaaacataTCATCTTGATAGTGTTGTTGGTGTGGAAAATCCTGGAGTTTGGATTAAAGATAACAAGTCTAAGCTGCTGTCAGaatcattgaaaattaGTAGTGTTGGAGTTAGAATTCGTCATGGAATCACCGAATATGGAATTGCTTTGAATATAAATCCTGActtgaaatatttgaatacTTTTGAAATGTGTGgattgaaaaacaaacgTGCAACTTCGATTCATAAACAACTTAGTCACCTTCCGGTCCCATCAGTTGAACATGTTGgaaaattgtttgttgatgaagTGGCACTAGCTTTAGAAATGAATTCCGTGGAGCATATCAATGCTAATTCTTTGTAACCTTATAGTCTTTTACGGCATGTATACAACTATGTACAATAGATATTTTTATAGACATATAATAAGAGAAACGGGTAAGGAATTGTACAAATCACCAACataatcaagaaaataCTACAATCACTACGCAAAAAACCAAAGCTCAGTAAATACAATAATATCTTgctttttttattttaaataatgtgttatattatatatagattatataataagaaaagaaattaaaattaacgTTTTAAAAACACAAACTCGACAAACAAAACTGTGTTCTAAATTAAAAGTTGTGAGGTTTTTCCGTGcttctttttgaatttgattttgatgttttatttttttgaatgattAAGATTTTCTTCGTGGATACTTCTTTGTGTTGGTTCCTTAGAATAAAGCAACACCAACAGCAGCAAAAGCAGCAACGACGGAAGCTAACTTACCATTGTTGGAAGCAGCACCACCTTTctttgaagaagaagaagaaccaGAAGCGGATGAGGATGAATCAGAACCAGTTTCACTTGAACCAGAAGTTTCAGTAGCAGAACCAGATTTCttggatgaagaagaagaagtggTTTGTCTGTCTTCACATTGGAATTTGTCACCTTTAATATCACCGTTGGtgttcaatttgttgaaagcACTACAAGACAATTTACCGTCAGTCTTCAAGATGAAACCACCGGAAACTCTCTTTAAGGATTCAAAAGTACCATTGTCAAAAGTACCGTTAATGTTGACGGAACCACCAATGCTTTCCAATTTAGGGAAACCTGAGAAAGATCTCAATTCACTATTGTCGGAGATTTGTAAAGCACCACCAATGGTTTTCAATTTAGGGAAATCTAATTCAGTCAAGTCatcatttttgttgatagtCAATGAATTACCAATAGAAGTCAATTCAGCAAGTTCGACTTTTTCAACAGAACAAGATGAAACAGCAAATGAACCGTTAGCAATGGTCAAGTTTGGAGCACTGAATGAGTTAACTTGTTGTAAAACAATGTTCTTAGCACTGctcaattgtttcaaaataacGTCGACCTTTTCAGC
This genomic stretch from Candida albicans SC5314 chromosome 1, complete sequence harbors:
- a CDS encoding lipoyl(octanoyl) transferase (Putative lipoyl ligase; role in modification of mitochondrial enzymes by attachment of lipoic acid groups; rat catheter biofilm induced), which produces MKILTRQYHTIRPNYRKLQHIHFPGISSFQHGLNIQQLLVDANLDYKSLEFKYRRIQRQRQQISTNTNDSSLLALKNKIENLQPLPTILTFEFDNVYAGGLRSKSEVSPNDLEGFKRIGGQYFQLERGGQVTWHGKGQLVAYLILDLKSFVKLSTKCYINNVLLKSIQNLLKKTYHLDSVVGVENPGVWIKDNKSKSSSESLKISSVGVRIRHGITEYGIALNINPDLKYLNTFEMCGLKNKRATSIHKQLSHLPVPSVEHVGKLFVDEVALALEMNSVEHINANSL
- the ECM33 gene encoding Ecm33p (GPI-anchored cell wall protein; mutants show cell-wall defects and reduced adhesion, host cell damage, and endocytosis; mutant infection is immunoprotective in murine model; fluconazole-induced; caspofungin repressed) encodes the protein MQFKNILAITAIAGLASAANNSTLTTATPSVKSECSFKDFTATASNQVQQVAACATAVGDITIQGESFGTVELTGVQQIYGSLHVKNATKATTINAATLQLVSGVLEFNANTILSDLNLAQLTTVGSFNLNALPALEKTGLTAGITSAESVVISDTGLSSLTGINVFKLKVFNVNNNDNIDTIDSGLQEVTDTIDISYNAEKVDVILKQLSSAKNIVLQQVNSFSAPNLTIANGSFAVSSCSVEKVELAELTSIGNSLTINKNDDLTELDFPKLKTIGGALQISDNSELRSFSGFPKLESIGGSVNINGTFDNGTFESLKRVSGGFILKTDGKLSCSAFNKLNTNGDIKGDKFQCEDRQTTSSSSSKKSGSATETSGSSETGSDSSSSASGSSSSSKKGGAASNNGKLASVVAAFAAVGVALF